The following DNA comes from Nicotiana sylvestris chromosome 10, ASM39365v2, whole genome shotgun sequence.
tccccaagagcaaggtggggaagttcttggagggaaggatgccgagggtctatttggaaacagcctctctaccccagggtaggggtaaggtctgtgtacatactaccttccccagaccccattaagtaggattatactgggttgttgttgttgttgttgcaataAGGATTCTAagtgtttgtttgtttgtttttgctttgtaaaagtaaaaaatataaatttctaaAATTTATCAttgttaatttatttatttaactcaATGAAGGAAGAAACTTCCATATAAAAATCTTTAAGAAAAGGATTTACCTGCCACTTACTTTAATAACAAGGATCATTTTATTGTAATTTACACAATTCCAATAAGAAAAGGATTTACGTAATTAATATTTTTCTCAATTAAATTATATTTGGAATTTTTACTTAGTTTAAACAATAAAAGATTTATAGACAAAATGTTAAGTGACTTCAAAAGCCTAAATGTTATGAAACTGattaaatttataattttttctaatataaaatttatatttaaaagataaaaggaagaTCAATATTTCGCATAAGGGCTCGAATGTGATATGTACAAAGTATTTACCTGCCATTTACTTTAATTATAGTTTTAATGAATGTCTACTTTCATGGtgactcttattttatttctaagTATCCCATGGATTCAAAAGATGTCTGTGTGATTTtttaaataactcctaaaaagGTTTGTTGGATTGTAAcgaaaaagaaacaaaacaaacaaacactTAGAATCTTATTGCAAATAAATAACTATTATTTTTAAACCTAATAATAAATATTATTTGTTCGAAAAATATGATAGAAACACTTTTATTGAATCAAATTTTTtagctaaaaatataaattatcaGTGAAGTTCTTATTGAAGTATTTACGAATTAAATTTATGAATAGCGAAATATACTTCTAAACCTAGTAGTAAATATACTTCtaaattttatgatttttatttattagattgaaattaaaaaataaaaatgtacttTTCAGTACTTTTTGAGaaaaacagtttgtgtttggttaatcaatatgaaaagcacttttaaataataatttgtatttggccaagcttttcaaaaagtacttttaagtCAATTACGAATAAGGGGAAGAGATTTGCTTAATAGTTAATATCATATAAGTAGATAGGTGAAAGAAAAATTTCTATTGATCCCCGCTAGACAAAGATACTTACAAGTGTTGTTTACAAGTTCACAATCTAACTCTAGCTAGCTCTATGACAAAATCACTATAACAATTTGCTAACCTTCCTCCCAGAGCATCCTCGCTAGGTAGGCCTGCCCAGTTAGAAGCTGCTCCTAAACTTTTGACCTGACTTTGCTGTATGTCCTATCTATACAATTGCCCAATCCAGTCTAGTTCTTTCCTATTCTTCCTGTTACATTTTATCAgttgcatcctatatttgctatccTCTTTTATGTTCTTCCAAATCATTGTTGGCCATGGAACTATGTAGTTCCATAGTGCTTCATTACTTGCTCTCCAAATCCCATACATTACAGCTATGATGActgaagtcacgaaccctcggTAAATTCTCCCTTTAACTCTTCTTCCCATTTTCCTCCATATGTTCTACATGTCTATTTGCTTCAGCTCTATTCCCAGCAAAGATCCTCTATGCACGTTTTTGAGAATTGACATTCAAAGTATAAATACTGAATTGTTTCATCCTGCGTTTCACATAGCAGACATGTTCTCTCCTGGCTTATTCCCATTATGTGTAGTATGTCTCTTGTGAGTATCCTCTGCCTCATAATCGACCAACCAATAAAGCAGTGTTTTGGAACATTTAGTCTATTCCATATCCATCTTGCATATGGCCACTTAGCTATTGCTCCTCTTCTCCATTGGTATCCTTCCTTCACTATGTAAGCATTTGCCAGCCCTTTCATCCTTTTTGTTCAAAACCTATAGCAAAGATTATTTTAATGTCATATATTTTCTTCCGATATCATGCACAATCCTGTGGTGGTTTGTATTGCCACAAATCCTTGATATGGTCTACCCATTTAATCCATAATGAATCACTCTTTTTCTCAATGTTCCACACGTATTTTGTTAATGCTGCTTATTCCACACCAAGCAGTCTTGTATGCCTAAGCCTCCTTCTCTTTTAGTTTGACAAACCAGGTCCCATGCTAACAATGGGACGTTGTTAGTGACACTTTTCCCATCCCATAAGTTGTTTCTATATATAGCTACAATATCCTTCATGATCCTTTTTGGTAGCAAGAAAATTGAAGCCTAGTAGGAATGTAAATGTACCAGCACTGCATTCACCAGTTGGATTCTTCCTACATATAATAAGTTCCTAGATTCCTAACCTTTTATCTTCACCAAGACCTTATCTATTAACATTTCACAGTCCGTTGCACTTAGCTTCTTGGAAGATATAGGCACCCCTAGATATTTGAATGGTAGCTTGCCTCTTTTATATCTTGTTATCTCAAATATGTCTTCTATTTCCCTTCCATTCATGTTAGCACAGAATATATTTGATCTGTTTGCATTGACAGTCATTCTTGATGCTTGTGAGAAGGATTTCGGTCCCCTCAACATTAGCATTGCTGAAGGATACTCCTCTACAGAGCAACATCATGTCATCAGCAAAACATAGATGTGTCAGCTTCAATCCTTTGCATTTTGTATGGAAAGCAAATTCAATCCTCTCTTTCCCTGTATTTTGCCATAGCACCCTCCATTTAAGTTGATGTTGTAACTAGTTGAAGTCATACATGTCATGATCCATCGTATGAAGATCCCAGGGAAGTTTAATGCATGTAACATTTCCTCCAAAAACTTCCACTCAATAGAATCATATGCCATTTTCAAATCCACCTTGATCAAGCAGCTTTTAGTGGTCTGTTTCCTATTTTATCGTCTGACCAGGTCTTGAAAAATCATAATATTCTGCACTATTGTTCTTCCAGCCACAAAGGCACTTCGATTTGGTTATATAATATCTGGAAACACCTACTTCAATCGATTACACAGCATCTTTGAGATAATTTTATATACCACATTATAATATGTTATAGGTCTGTAGTCTCCTACTGTTTCAGCATGGGTGGATTTTGGTATGAGTGTGCGAACTGTGTTGTTGAGTGCTTTAAGCATTTTCCCAGCTTGAAAGAATTTCAGCACAGTTGCAGTGACATCCTCACCTATAATGGTCCAGCTATCTTTGAAAAATTGTTTGACATAGCCATCAGGGCCTGGTGCCTTTGCCACTTCTATGTCCCATAATGGTTCTTTTAAAATGCACTAACCAGTTGAACTCTTTGTTCCTCTGAAACTATTTGACTCTCTTTGACTACATGACTTTTCACATGATCTCTGCACTGTTGATCAGTTCCCAATAGGCTTGTATAGAATTCGATGAAAGCTTCAGCTATTGCCTCTATTGAATGCACTGTTTCCCCTTGCATATTCTGAATTGTAAAGATCCTACTAGCTGCCCTCTTAGCTTTGATAACAAAGCGAAAATATTTTATGTCCATATCACCATACTTGAGCCATTGCTCTTTACTCTTCTGTTGCATgtattctattttttctttcttccaaTAGATGCATTGATGTGTCAAGTCTTTCTCCTCTTTGATTAAAAATTCATTCCTAGGATCCTTTTGAATCTTCTCTTGACACTCTACAAGTTTCTTCATGCTTTCCTCCTCCTGTTTTTCCACTTCTGCAAACTTCTCTTTGTTGAGCTTTAAAAGAACCTTTTTAAGTCTGTTCAATTTTCCCACTATTTTGAACATAACTCTTTCCTTGAAAGATTTATCCATGTTCCATATGTTGTAGTATTTTAAAATCCTCATCCTAGATGGGCTAGTTCCTTCCCATCTGATAACTGCTGGACTATGATCATATAATCCTGCATGCATGTAATAAACTTCAGATGCTGGCAACCTGTTTACCCAGTCTACATTGATGAACACCCTGTCAATCCTGCTCAAAACTCCATCTTGTCTATCCTGTTTATTGCTCCATGTATAAAAGCAACCAGATGATTTCAGTTCCTTTAGTCCACTTTGTTCAACACATTCCCTAAAGTCTTTTATCACAGAACAACTAACCTTACTTCCCACTCTATCCTCTTCATTGAGTATAGAGTTGAAGTCACTCATGATTGCCCATGCCCCTACCATTTGATTAGTAATATTCCTTATGTCCCTCCACAGTTGAGTCCTTAATGCTTGATCATTGAATTCATATACCATAGTCACATTAAACACCTTTCATGTACTGATATGAGTGATCTCACTGTGTATTAACTGCTCTGTAACTAGTCCCACTTGTATAGTATAACTTTGTGGCTGTCATAGTAACCATATCCTATCTGTTTGATGTTCATAGTGGTTTGTAGTATATGACCACCCTGTACAAAGATTAAGAGAAGGTTAATTTGCCTTAGCTCTCTTAATCTTTGTTTCCAAGAGCCCAAACGGTTCAACTTGTTGTCTTTGCAGAAAGAGGTCCATTTCCTTCTATTTGGCTGTCCTGTTTAGACCCCTGGTGTTCCAAAATCCTATGTTATCCATTAGGGAGGTGGGGGTTAGGTCCCCCATTCTTTCCTGATTTATTACCATCCCCTTGTGTTTCCTTCTCCTTTCCATTGTCCGTCTCTTCTCCTTCATTTCTCCCAATATTACTCTTATCATCTGTGTTATTGCTGCATAAGTATTTTGATTATTTCCACGTCCCTTCCATGCTTTCTTCCCTTGTACCACTTGTCATGTTTCCTGCTCTCTTCTGTTGGTACCTGCCTGGCTCTGATTATATTGTGTCTCCTGCTGCTTGTCCTTGTTGCTCCAAGTTTTAGTTGCATTGGTGCTACTTGCCTCAGTATTTTGTTGCTGCTCAACAGGTTTCTCCACCTCCTTGGTGTTATTTGCATTCCTGTTATTGTCTGGTTCCCTGTTAGCTGCCTCTACATCCTGATTCTGCCTTAATTGCTTCTTGCATTCTTTAATATCATGTCCAAAGTTGCCACATGATTTACAGAAAACCGGCTTCTATTCATAGTTGAAATCTTATTCTATGATCATTCCACATTCATTCTCAAATATTACCTTATCTGATTTGGTGTTACTTCGACTAGAATTCTAGCAAATTGCAATCTCTCCTTTTGGATTATTGCTCTATTCTCTTTCAGTGGATTGCCAATCATTCCTGCTATTTTTGTTAGAGTATTTTGTCCCAATATTTGATATCTAGGTTCATCAGTCTGATCCACACAGGAATTTTATCAACCACTTGCTTGTCAAGTCCAATATCAGGTCTCTCCATGGTTGACAATCATTGACTTTTTGTCAAACATTCTGATTCCTTCTTCCACCactttttccttgttctccattgAGTGAAATCTTACTATGAACACCTCTTGTTAACCTGAGCTATTTTGTTGATCCCCAGTGTACCCCATACTCTCTTAAAGTATCTCTCCATAACTATTTGTGGTGGGCTAGAACCCAACATATAGCAAATTACAGCAAATCTCCAATAAACTATCTCATCTTTGATATCTTCCATTGTAATTTTAACATTTTCTCTCAATTTCTCCCCTTCAATCATGGTTAGGTCATAACCTTTACTACACTCTTCGTTTCCGACAATTCGACTCCAATTATCCCCTGCTTTCTGAGACTTTGCATGGCTGTGTTTACCTATTGATTCCAATTTCCAACTCACTTCCTTCTTCTTCCATTAGATCTGCCCATGATTTTGTTGCCGGGGTGTTCTCCACCAAAGTTGATGTCGCTGCCATCGTTCTAGTCAAATTTAAAGGAGTGATGCCCTGTATTGCATTGACATTTGTGAACTTCTTCGCCTCTGATGATTGTGGTACTCTTTGGGATCTTTTCCGGTTGTGGTATGTTGTATAATACTCCCTCCTTCTCCAGACTTTGCCTTCCTCGCCATAATAAGCTACTGCTGAGAGGAGAGCTCATGTCTAAAGAGAGAGTTTTTACTATATAAGTAGATAAATAATCATaaatatttattattaaagataaTAATTAAGGTTTTATTTAatttaagtaaaatataaaataaaattaaaaagtactttatattttcaagataatttaaatatatcaaaaaatTATTCAATAAATATGAAAGTTCATCCCAAAAGTCATTATATATTACTTAATAGTTTAACTAAGCaaggttattttggtatatatattattttgtcaaGGGTATTTTTGGTAGGAAGAAAAGTCAAAATTGTTTCTGCTTCTGGTCAAAAGCACTTCCCCCAAAAATGTTTGGTCAAACAcctcaaattgagaaaaaaatattacctatatttttttttaagaaataaaaaGCAATTTTGACTTGGGAAAAATCTTGGCAAACACGCTATAAATCTGCAATTTTTTATAGACTTAAATTGTGATCACAAAATCGATTATTTGTGCACTTGGACCAATTTCACACCTTAATTAAGCcgttaaaagaagaaaaagattaGGGAAACTACCAGCTATTTATAAGTAGCTTATTAAAAAAATTggccaattcataaaatattatttatattagccaattagctatttgtagccaaaaaagatcaaatttttgttttcttttgagtgggtgttattagaatagattgagtACATCTTAAGAAACTTGAATCTTAGTATTGGAATGATTTGGTGGAgctttgaggtggtttgaattgaaaattcgaagtagaagatgaacacgaaaaaaataatatgtgtatcacatatgtatcatatttgtatcaattgtgtatcacatgtatatccacgTATACCTGTGtgtgtatatccatgtatacatgtgtgtgagatacatgtgtaatacatatttgatacatgtgtcgcagaagaattttttgaattCAATTTTAACTACaaattttgataccaaatcagtccaaatcacctccaatcttcctcaaattttgtttattgactcatctatatgttttcaatgaatttcaacaatacccattgaaaaaaatctttttttgcttagatttttggaatattgtatatatatatatatatatatatcatcacCTTATTTTCTATCTCATTCGtgaaatttcctttccgtcttTCATGTAATATTATTAATCAcgtttaaaaatatggaaggagatcTTCGCATGTGATTTTTGaagagaaagaaccttatttgTTTGGGCTTTCAATTTTTAATGCTTagctagttttggtaagtctataaTTAGTGGCTAGAGGTTTGTAAGTTGGCACTTATTTGGGACATTTCTGtatatttcaaaaaaattaagCGGCTTGTTCGAAGATGCATCTTGAGCATGCTTTATACCTTTGATTTTTCCCGCTTAACAGTTAACACTCCTGAAATTTTAATATAAAAACTTGACTAACTTATAAAATAAGTTATTTCATGTTGAAGAATTTGAGACTTAGattattatttatataaatatttattatatGGGCAGATAATTACTATAAATTTCCTCTACATTTTGCATATTGTATTTGATATAATTTTAACGTATTTTTTGAAATATTCTTATTTtgatacatttcatatttttaaaatgtcTTGAGGcttacatcttttttttttttttggtcaaagGAAAAATATTATTAATCTCCAAAATCCCAAATACAAACGATATTGTTTCTCTATATCTCATACTCCCAACTAAGGAGCATTCCTAACTACTTCCCTTCTCTATGCTATGCTATGCTATGCTATGCTTTGTGCTATAAGTCTATTCCTTATCTCTACTTTTATTTACATGTATAGTCCTTCTATCCATGCCCTTTCTCTGTTGCTTTGTCTTCCTTTCCAGCTTGCCTGCAATCATACTTTGCTTTCTTGCTTTATCTGTGCATATTTGTGTGAGGACTTGGGACTCGCTGCTTCTATAACGCTTCATTCCTTGCTTTCCATATATTGTATATCAGTGCTACCAGTGGCGGACCCAGGATTTTTATCAAGcgggttcaaaaaaaaaaaaaaggtcatATGTAACTAGCTGGTTTCGAACTCAGGACCATGTGGAAAATTTGAACTCTCTCTACCAACAGGCTAGGCATTTTATTTGTTTCAAGTGGgttcaaaattatatttataccttTACTTGTCTGAAAACAGCAAAAATATACCTATATATACGGTGTTATTTTTCGATGAAGCGGGTTCATATGAACCCATTTGACTCCACGTGGGTCCGCCCCTGAGTGCTACCAATACAGCTACAACAAATGCACGACACAGACTTCCTTTTATCTTCGTGGTCATTCTCTTCCACAACCCAATATATTCTTTGTTCCTGCCTTCTATTCCCATCCATTCTAGTATGTTGTTGAGGCATGATTGTGACAGAGGACACTCAAATAATAGATGTTGCACTGTTTCAGTATCTTATCACATATTACACATTTATCATCCTGACTGACTCCCATTCTGAAAAGTCTCTCCTTTGTTGACAGTCTGTTCTGCATTGCCAACCAGCAGATAAAGCTGTTTTTAGGTACATTACGCTTACTCCATACCCATCTGCTACTAGGCCATCTCCCCTGTACTCCTCTCCTCCATTCATAGCCACTACTGATTGAGTACTTCCCAGCTTGTGTTAGCCAGCCATCTTGTATCCTGCCTTGAATTTGTCCCTTAAATTACATATCTTCCTCCAGTACCAACTACAGTCATTTGGTGACTTGTATTGCCATCATGATTGTCCTTTTATATTGATATGGTTAACCCATTTCACCCACATATTGTCTGCTTTCTGGGCAATGTGCCAAACATGTTTAGCCACTGCTGCCTCATTCCATGTGATACACTCTTTAACTCCCAATCTTCCCTTCTGTTTAGGTTAACATATTAGATCCCAAGCTACCAGAGGTGCTCTATTTGTATTTTCTTTGCCATCCTATAAAAAATTCCTACAAATGGCTGTGATCTTCTTCAGTACACTCCTTGGTAATATGAAATTGATGCCCAGTAAGTTTGAGTGTGCATCAGCACTGAGTTCACTAGCTGCACCCTCCCTGCATATGATAGGTTCCTTGATGCCCAGCTCCTTATTCTAGTTGTCATTTTCTCACCAGCAGCTCACATTCTGTGCTTGATAACTTCTTAGGGGAGATTGGCACTCCCAAGTATCTGAATGGCAGTTTCCCCCTTTGATATCCCGTTAGTTCACACAAATCAGCTATATTCTGTGCATCCATGTTGGCACAGAAAAGAATAGACTTGCTTGCATTTGTAATTAGCCCAGAGGTGTTTGCAAATGTCATCAATCCTCTTAACATCCCTACCACTGACTGCACTGTCCCTTCACAAAATAGTAGTACATCGTCTGCAAAACATAGGTGGTTCAGCTGTTGGCTTCTGCACTTTGTGTGATATTCAAACCCCTGCATCTCTGTCACCCTCCTCATTATTCTTGTGAAGTATTCTATGCAGATTACAAAGTTTAGTGGAGACATGGGATCTCCTTGTCTGAGTACCCTTCTCCTTTAATACACTCATACACTCCCCATTTTATAGTAATATTGTACTGTGTGGTAGTGATACAAGCCATTATCCACTTTATGAATTTGAGGAAAGTTTAGTGCATGAAGCATTTCCTTTACAAACCCCCATTCCACCGAGTCATGTCTTTTTTAGATCTATCTTAATTAAGCCCCTCtggtaggggtgtgcattcgaatcggtttatcgataaatcgaatcgattcttcgatatcggtttatcgatttcgatttcaatttcgaaattttccttatcgagttattgatttcgattttgattttttcctcttcggttatcgatttatcgataaaccgataagatatactaaaaaaaaaattattacccttattctataataccctttcctttaccttaagtccctaaccctattatttcatctaccacatttaaggaatgatcatatttaaagctcaagggaatgaagttcaaattaatggaaaatagaattagtcgtgatgatgtatttttattttttttataccgttggagtgttggtggcatacatttgatctcttactttagtttcgttgcatgtgcttgttgacacaatttttatgttataaacggtattcgtcttattttagcttctttttatccatattagttaggcgtgtttatagcaATATACTTTTCGTGAAATCCCGCAAATCTTCTTATtagtgtaatcgataaccgaatccataagccccaaaaatcgataaatcgaaatcgaaaaaattgaaaccttattgaaacgataacgataagcatatgtacaaatcgataatcgataaggtcaaaatcaaatcgataaatcgaatgcacacccttAGCTCTGGGTAGTGTTCTTCCTGTTGTAGAGTCTTATTAGGTCCTGACAAATCAGTATGCTTTGAACAATACTTCTGCCTGCTACAAATGCACTTTGGTTCTCTGAGATTATTATGGGCAGCACTCCTTTCAGTCTATTACATAGCATTTTGGAGATAACCTTGTATATTATATTACATCATGCAATTGGCCTGTAGTCTCCCACTGAATTAGCATGGCTACTTTTAGGCACTAATGTAATCACTATCTTATTTATAGCTTTCAGCATTTTCCCATTTCTGAAGAACTCCATTACAGCTTCAACCACATCAACCTTTACAATAACCCAGCTATCCTTAAAGAATTGACTCCCATACCCTGCCGGTCATGGAGATTTATCCCCAGATATCCCCCATAATGCCTCTTTCACTTCTTCTGAGCTAAATTTTCTTTCTAGCATTCTTTTCTGGTCATTTTTTAGTATGTTGCCTTCCTGACAAGGCCACTATTCACCCTTGTTCTGGTAGCTATACTAGTTCCCAATAGATCTTGATAGAATTCAATGAAAGTATTTGCAATCCCCTCTGCTGATGTCTCTGTCTTACCCTAAGAGTCTTTAACTGAGAATATTCTATTCATGTTCCTCCTAGTCGTTAGCATATTGTGgaacatttttttattttgatcacCTTGTGCTAACCATTGTAGTTTGCACTTTTGCCTCAAGTACTGGTACCTGGCTTCTACCCTGTTATTACAGTCCTCTGATAGAAGTCTTTCCATCTTCAATAGCTCTTCATTCCTTGGATTTTTCTGAAGTTTCTCCTAACAAGCTTTTAATTGTGTATCATAGCTTCCTCTGCTTTCCTCTCTACTTCACTAAATTTCTCCTTATTTAGTTTCCTGAGGGTGTTTTTTAAGTTGTCCAGCTTCCCTACTAGTTCATACATCTTAGTTCCTCTCCTTTTTGTTTTCCATCCATTAGCAACTCTTTCTCTGAAATCAGGTGCTTGACTCCACATGTTGAAATATCTAAATACTCTATTTTGCTTCTTGTTTCCCTCTTCCCAGTTTATCAGTGCATGGCAATGGTCAAATAGCTCATAAAATGCACTTCTGAATCAGGTAGTGCTACCATCCATTCATTATTTACAATCACTCTGTCTATTCTGCTATAGACCCTATGCTGCTCTTCCTGCTTGTTATTCCAGGTGTAGAATGCTCCAGATGACTTCAATTCCTGCAAGTTGCATTCCCTCATACATTTCCTGAAATcctttatttctgctattgtaaCTGGGCTCCTTATTCTCTCATCCATATTAAGTACACAATTAAAGTCTCCCATCACTGCCCATGCCCATCACAATTATTCTCTCATCATTCCACAATGGTCTTCTGAGTGTCATGTCATTATAGGCATAGACCATGGTTACCCAGAACTTCCTTCCTATCCCCATATATATCACCCCACAATGTATCATTTGATTATTTACTTTAATAATTTCCACTTCTATATTGAAGGCTTCCACAATAACCAAATCCTTCCCCCAGGATGCTGTGTCAAATTAGTAGTAAATGACCAACCATTACATAGGTTAAGAGCAACTTGTTGAGCTTTGGCTCTCTTAACCGTAGTTTCCAGGAGACCATATAGACCTACCTTAGCATTGTGCATAAATAACTTCACTTCTTTCTGCTTTTCTGGTCTATTTAGTCCCTTGGTGTTCTAGAATCCTATTCTATCTATTAGGAGGGGGATCCCCCATCCTTTCCCCTTGCTGGACCATCTATGCTTTGTCTTCTTTGCCCTATTACATTGTTTCCCTCTATACTAGCTTTGCATTCCATTTCTCTATTCTGCAATCCCAGAGTTGCAAAAGCATTTCCTGTTGCAATTACCATCTCCTGAGTCTGTACCCTTTTCTTCACATATTTCCCTACCTTGAAGCCATTGTTTTCAGCCCCTTTGCTTGTTTGCATTTGCCCTGCTTGTACTCCTACCCCAGTATGCTGGTTAGTCCCATGTTCCATCATTTTCCCTTTCCCTTTATTGTTCTGTTCACCTGCTTTGTCTTCCTGATCTGCCTTCTTCTCCTCCTTATTAGTTACTTCCCTTAGTTGTTTCCTACATT
Coding sequences within:
- the LOC138879896 gene encoding uncharacterized protein, with protein sequence MVYEFNDQALRTQLWRDIRNITNQMVGAWAIMSDFNSILNEEDRVGSKVSCSVIKDFRECVEQSGLKELKSSGCFYTWSNKQDRQDGVLSRIDRVFINVDWVNRLPASEVYYMHAGLYDHSPAVIRWEGTSPSRMRILKYYNIWNMDKSFKERVMFKIVGKLNRLKKVLLKLNKEKFAEVEKQEEESMKKLVECQEKIQKDPRNEFLIKEEKDLTHQCIYWKKEKIEYMQQKSKEQWLKYGDMDIKYFRFVIKAKRAASRIFTIQNMQGETVHSIEAIAEAFIEFYTSLLGTDQQCRDHVKSHVVKESQIVSEEQRVQLVSAF